The proteins below are encoded in one region of Bacillus vallismortis:
- a CDS encoding SMI1/KNR4 family protein, producing the protein MDIIKKIEELYHEDHRKLRTGTILYGNVNDGIWHTTIHAPLDLNDLKELNCEISNIQGQLPASYQNFLMKTNGAYLFDLIHITGKSRNQKGMSHEEKIHEPRYLEEFLKDFTLSKKGKALLENYFFFAESYVNGTVYAFDKDEHVIEFTDGRYKKIREFESLDVLLARVFETGSEDYRQRNFLEF; encoded by the coding sequence TTGGATATAATTAAAAAAATTGAAGAACTATATCATGAAGACCATAGGAAACTTCGAACTGGAACAATTTTATATGGGAATGTAAATGATGGTATCTGGCACACAACTATTCATGCTCCACTTGACCTGAACGACCTTAAAGAATTGAATTGTGAAATATCTAATATTCAAGGCCAACTTCCAGCGAGTTATCAAAATTTCTTAATGAAAACAAATGGAGCCTATTTATTTGACCTCATTCATATTACCGGAAAGAGCAGAAATCAAAAAGGAATGTCTCATGAGGAAAAGATACATGAACCCAGGTATTTAGAAGAGTTCTTAAAAGATTTTACTCTTTCTAAAAAAGGGAAGGCTTTGCTGGAGAATTATTTCTTTTTTGCAGAATCATACGTTAACGGTACAGTATATGCCTTTGATAAAGATGAACATGTTATCGAGTTTACAGACGGGCGCTATAAGAAAATTCGAGAATTTGAGAGTTTAGATGTTTTATTGGCCAGAGTATTTGAGACTGGCTCTGAAGACTATCGACAAAGAAATTTTCTAGAATTTTAA
- a CDS encoding MFS transporter, translated as MMKRFTKQENSWMLYDWANSAYSIVVTTAVFPLFYKAAVAQSGVGAAQSTAYLGYTIAISTFILAMLSPILGTIADYEGCKKKFFGFFVSAGVASTATLAFIPSEHWLLLLLFYTISAIGFSGANVFYDAFLVDVTSEKRMNVVSARGFGLGYIGSTIPFIISIAVILLAQSEKIPMSVSAASQLSFFITAAWWGLFTIPMLKHVHQRYSIKREPHIVLNSFKRLGQTMMRIRQYRALFLFLLAYFFYIDGVGTIITMSTSYGSDLGISPTSLLIILFVTQVVAAQFSIVYGRLAERFTGKTMLYVGIVIYMIVCVNAYFMETTLDFWILAMLVATSQGGIQALSRSYFAKLVPKRHANEFFGFYNIFGKFASIMGPLLIAVTAQLTGKSSTAVFSLIVLFVIGIVILAFVPEETGTDVSQQKNDLPL; from the coding sequence ATGATGAAACGTTTTACGAAACAAGAAAACAGCTGGATGTTATATGACTGGGCAAATTCCGCTTACTCGATTGTCGTAACCACCGCGGTGTTTCCGTTATTTTATAAAGCGGCGGTTGCACAAAGCGGCGTCGGAGCCGCTCAATCGACTGCCTATTTAGGATACACCATTGCGATTTCAACATTTATTCTTGCCATGCTCAGTCCGATTTTAGGCACGATCGCCGATTATGAAGGGTGCAAAAAAAAGTTCTTTGGTTTCTTTGTGTCAGCCGGTGTCGCCAGCACCGCGACGCTTGCCTTTATTCCGAGTGAACATTGGCTGCTTTTATTGCTGTTTTATACGATATCGGCGATCGGTTTTTCCGGCGCCAACGTGTTTTATGATGCCTTTCTCGTTGACGTCACGTCGGAAAAACGGATGAATGTCGTCTCTGCGCGGGGATTTGGTTTGGGTTACATAGGAAGCACGATTCCATTTATCATCAGCATTGCTGTTATCCTGCTTGCACAATCAGAGAAGATACCGATGTCTGTATCTGCCGCAAGCCAGCTATCCTTTTTCATAACGGCTGCCTGGTGGGGGCTGTTTACCATTCCGATGCTGAAACATGTCCATCAGCGCTATTCCATCAAAAGAGAGCCGCATATCGTCCTTAACAGCTTTAAGCGGCTCGGCCAAACGATGATGCGGATTAGGCAGTATCGGGCGTTATTCCTTTTTTTGCTTGCTTATTTCTTTTATATCGACGGAGTCGGCACGATTATTACGATGTCGACCTCCTATGGGTCTGATTTAGGGATCAGTCCCACCAGCCTCCTGATCATCCTGTTTGTCACCCAGGTGGTCGCCGCGCAGTTTTCTATTGTATACGGGAGGCTTGCGGAACGCTTTACGGGGAAAACAATGCTGTACGTTGGGATCGTCATTTATATGATTGTCTGTGTAAATGCTTACTTTATGGAAACAACGCTTGATTTCTGGATACTGGCTATGCTTGTCGCTACCTCACAGGGCGGCATTCAAGCCCTGAGCCGATCCTATTTCGCCAAGCTCGTGCCAAAGCGCCACGCTAATGAATTCTTCGGCTTCTACAACATTTTCGGTAAATTCGCTTCCATTATGGGGCCGCTGCTCATCGCCGTTACCGCTCAGCTGACTGGAAAATCGTCAACCGCGGTGTTCAGCCTGATTGTTTTATTTGTGATCGGTATTGTGATCCTTGCTTTCGTTCCGGAGGAGACTGGCACCGATGTCAGCCAGCAAAAAAACGACCTGCCCCTTTAA
- the dbpA gene encoding ATP-dependent RNA helicase DbpA: MSHFTNYQISHDILRALDGLGYTEPTKVQQSVIPAALERKDLVVKSQTGSGKTASFGIPLCELADWDENKPQALILTPTRELAVQVQEDITNIGRFKRVKATAVFGKSSFDKQKAELKQKSHIVVGTPGRVLDHIEKGTLPLDRLSYLVIDEADEMLNMGFIEQVEAIIKHLPTERTTMLFSATLPEDIEKLSRQYMQNPEHIEIKAAGLTTRNIEHAVIQAREENKFSLLKDVLITENPDSCIIFCRTKEHVNQLTDELDDLGYPCDKIHGGMIQEDRFDVMNEFKRGEYRYLVATDVAARGIDIENISLVINYDLPLEKESYVHRTGRTGRAGNKGKAISFVTAFEKRFLADIEGYIGFEIQKIKAPSQEEVAKKKPDFLAKLNDRPAFKKEKSEELNKDIMKLYFNGGKKKKIRAVDFVGTIAKIDGVSADDIGIITIMDNASYVEILNGKGPHVLKVMKDTTVKGKKLKVNKANK; encoded by the coding sequence ATGAGTCATTTTACAAACTATCAAATCAGCCATGACATTTTACGAGCATTAGATGGACTGGGATATACAGAACCGACCAAGGTGCAGCAGAGCGTGATCCCCGCTGCTCTTGAACGAAAAGATCTTGTCGTCAAATCACAGACGGGAAGCGGAAAAACGGCTTCATTCGGGATTCCTCTTTGTGAGCTGGCGGATTGGGATGAAAACAAGCCGCAGGCGCTTATTTTAACACCGACCCGGGAGCTTGCGGTGCAAGTACAAGAGGATATCACAAACATCGGACGCTTTAAACGGGTCAAAGCGACCGCGGTGTTTGGAAAGTCATCCTTTGACAAACAAAAAGCTGAATTGAAGCAAAAAAGCCACATCGTTGTCGGCACGCCGGGGCGTGTTCTGGATCATATTGAAAAGGGCACGCTGCCGTTAGACCGTCTCTCCTATTTGGTCATTGATGAAGCAGATGAGATGCTGAATATGGGCTTCATCGAGCAAGTAGAGGCGATCATCAAGCATCTGCCGACTGAGCGCACGACAATGCTGTTTTCGGCGACGCTGCCGGAGGATATTGAGAAATTAAGCCGTCAATACATGCAAAACCCCGAGCATATCGAAATCAAAGCGGCCGGGCTAACGACAAGGAATATTGAACATGCGGTAATTCAAGCAAGAGAAGAGAATAAGTTTTCTTTGCTGAAGGATGTGCTGATAACGGAGAACCCCGACAGCTGCATCATCTTCTGCCGGACGAAAGAGCATGTCAATCAGCTGACCGATGAATTGGATGACTTAGGGTATCCATGCGATAAAATTCACGGCGGAATGATTCAGGAAGACCGTTTTGACGTTATGAATGAATTCAAACGGGGCGAATATCGGTACCTCGTCGCGACAGATGTCGCCGCGCGCGGGATTGATATTGAAAATATCTCCCTTGTCATCAACTATGATCTGCCGCTTGAAAAGGAAAGCTACGTCCACCGCACGGGCCGGACGGGGCGCGCAGGAAACAAAGGAAAGGCCATTTCGTTTGTCACAGCCTTTGAAAAACGGTTTTTAGCTGACATTGAAGGGTATATCGGGTTTGAGATTCAAAAAATAAAAGCCCCTTCTCAAGAAGAAGTGGCCAAGAAGAAACCTGATTTCCTAGCTAAACTAAATGACCGTCCGGCATTCAAAAAGGAAAAAAGCGAAGAGCTGAATAAAGACATTATGAAGCTGTATTTTAACGGCGGAAAGAAAAAGAAAATCAGAGCCGTTGATTTTGTAGGAACGATTGCCAAAATTGATGGTGTGTCAGCTGATGACATCGGCATTATCACGATCATGGATAACGCCTCCTACGTGGAGATTTTAAACGGCAAAGGCCCTCATGTTCTCAAAGTGATGAAGGATACAACCGTCAAAGGGAAAAAGCTCAAGGTGAATAAAGCGAATAAATGA
- a CDS encoding SMI1/KNR4 family protein: MNQKLEIQLKRISKNKNFRLNKGASTTVINHFEKKCKEIIPEEYKIFFSYINGGDMDGIEIACIHDPTESYQKETLYLKPLERSDFLAITDKRGLFIFGVETYGDLYVLEMKTGVIFWWDHEEDCLRKKWKSLNDFLKEKLDEIEEDTVELFF; encoded by the coding sequence TTGAATCAAAAGTTAGAAATTCAACTCAAACGGATATCTAAAAACAAAAATTTTCGGTTAAATAAGGGTGCAAGTACAACAGTCATCAATCATTTTGAGAAAAAATGTAAGGAAATAATACCTGAAGAATATAAGATTTTCTTTAGTTACATTAATGGCGGGGATATGGATGGAATTGAAATCGCCTGTATACATGATCCGACAGAATCTTATCAAAAAGAAACCCTTTATCTCAAGCCGCTTGAGAGGTCTGATTTTCTAGCTATAACAGATAAACGGGGCCTATTCATATTTGGAGTAGAGACTTATGGAGATCTTTATGTGTTGGAAATGAAGACGGGGGTCATTTTCTGGTGGGATCATGAAGAAGATTGTTTACGAAAAAAATGGAAAAGTTTAAATGATTTTTTAAAAGAAAAACTAGATGAGATAGAAGAGGATACAGTAGAACTATTCTTTTAA
- a CDS encoding YxiG family protein, which translates to MNCSVHSKFDKTVPIDTNWYLEEISYFKEGIGKLQNDILGSQVLNANFLIEFNGTLLAIESKSVSFDSKEYQVLHSHEKTEKNQRNHILSGIKKFFSRREDS; encoded by the coding sequence ATCAATTGTAGTGTTCATAGTAAATTTGATAAAACTGTACCCATTGATACTAATTGGTACCTTGAAGAGATAAGTTATTTCAAAGAAGGAATTGGAAAACTACAAAATGATATATTAGGTAGTCAAGTCTTAAATGCTAATTTTCTTATAGAATTTAACGGGACTTTACTTGCCATAGAATCAAAAAGTGTATCCTTTGATTCTAAAGAATATCAAGTGCTTCATTCTCATGAAAAAACTGAAAAAAACCAAAGAAATCATATATTGTCTGGGATCAAGAAATTTTTTTCAAGAAGGGAGGATTCCTGA
- a CDS encoding DUF2750 domain-containing protein, with product MNEKEFEMTLKLDPDKRYRYFIKKVVDYEEVWSLCNDEGWVTSEDETGILQLHFWATKEHANHCAMKQWKDTSPESISLDDFIENWLPGMLEDGVGISIFFNNRDSVSKPIPLVLEDIEEELQNYS from the coding sequence ATGAATGAAAAAGAATTTGAGATGACATTAAAGTTAGATCCTGATAAAAGATATCGTTATTTTATTAAGAAAGTTGTTGACTATGAAGAAGTCTGGTCATTATGTAATGACGAGGGATGGGTTACATCAGAAGATGAAACCGGTATACTACAGCTGCATTTTTGGGCGACAAAAGAACATGCAAATCATTGTGCTATGAAGCAATGGAAGGACACAAGTCCAGAATCAATTTCCTTGGATGATTTTATAGAAAATTGGCTCCCTGGAATGCTTGAAGATGGAGTCGGTATATCAATATTTTTTAACAATCGTGATTCAGTTTCAAAACCAATACCTCTGGTTCTTGAAGATATTGAAGAAGAATTACAAAACTATTCCTGA
- the licT gene encoding transcriptional antiterminator LicT, whose translation MKIAKVINNNVISVVNEQGKELVIMGRGLAFQKKTGDDVDEARIEKVFTLDNKDVSEKFKTLLYDIPIECMEVSEEIISYAKLKLGKKLNDSIYVSLTDHINFAIQRNQKGLDIKNALLWETKRLYKDEFAIGKEALQMVKNKTGVSLPEDEAGFIALHIVNAELNEEMPNIINITKVMQEILSIVKYHFKIEFNEESLHYYRFVTHLKFFAQRLFNGTHIESQDDFLLETVKEKYHRAYECTKKIQTYIEREYKHKLTSDELLYVTIHIERVVKQA comes from the coding sequence ATGAAAATTGCGAAGGTGATCAACAATAATGTCATCAGCGTGGTCAATGAGCAGGGAAAAGAATTGGTCATTATGGGCAGGGGGCTCGCATTCCAGAAAAAGACCGGTGATGATGTCGATGAGGCCCGCATTGAAAAGGTGTTCACGCTCGATAACAAAGATGTATCAGAAAAATTCAAAACCCTTTTGTATGATATACCGATCGAGTGTATGGAAGTATCCGAAGAGATTATTAGCTATGCGAAATTAAAGCTTGGCAAAAAGCTCAATGACAGCATCTATGTGTCGCTGACCGACCATATTAACTTCGCGATCCAGCGCAATCAGAAAGGGCTTGATATCAAAAACGCCTTGCTGTGGGAAACAAAGCGGCTGTACAAAGACGAATTTGCGATCGGCAAAGAAGCGCTGCAGATGGTGAAAAACAAGACTGGCGTGTCTCTGCCGGAGGATGAAGCAGGCTTTATCGCACTGCATATCGTAAACGCCGAGCTCAATGAAGAGATGCCTAATATCATCAACATTACAAAAGTCATGCAAGAGATTTTGAGTATTGTAAAATACCATTTTAAGATTGAATTCAACGAAGAATCGCTTCACTATTATCGGTTTGTCACCCACTTAAAGTTTTTCGCCCAGCGTCTTTTTAACGGCACACACATCGAAAGCCAGGACGATTTTTTGCTGGAGACAGTAAAAGAAAAATATCATCGCGCATATGAATGCACGAAGAAAATTCAAACTTATATTGAGCGGGAGTACAAACATAAACTCACCAGTGACGAGCTGCTGTATGTAACGATTCACATAGAAAGGGTCGTCAAACAAGCATAA
- a CDS encoding rhamnogalacturonan acetylesterase, translated as MKKWMAAVFVMILMLGLGGVKSVKAAEPKVYQFDFGSGSVEPGYIGVRASDRYDRLKGYGFQTPENMKDVAASGTGVKSDAVQFLAYGTKSDNTFHVDLPNGLYEVKVTLGNTARASVAAEGVFQVINMTGDGAEDTFQIPVTDGQLNLLVTEGKAGTAFTLSALKIKKLSDQPVTNRTIYVGGDSTVCNYYPLNSSKQAGWGQMLPHYIDKHTFQVRNMASGGQIARGFRNDGQLEAILKYIKPGDYFVLQLGINDTNPKHNESEAEFKELMRDMIRQVKAKGAEVILSAPQGRATDFTPEGIHSSVNRWYRASILALAEEENTHLIDLNVLSSAYFTSIGPEKTLALYMDGDTLHPNRAGADALARLAVQELKRQGIDGF; from the coding sequence ATGAAAAAATGGATGGCTGCGGTTTTTGTGATGATATTGATGCTGGGTTTGGGCGGGGTTAAGAGTGTGAAGGCTGCAGAGCCGAAGGTGTATCAGTTTGACTTTGGGAGCGGTTCGGTTGAGCCTGGTTACATTGGTGTCAGGGCGTCTGATCGGTATGACCGGTTAAAGGGCTACGGTTTTCAAACACCGGAGAATATGAAAGATGTGGCGGCATCCGGGACTGGTGTGAAGAGCGATGCGGTTCAGTTTTTGGCGTATGGGACGAAAAGCGACAATACGTTTCATGTGGATCTCCCGAACGGCCTTTATGAGGTGAAGGTGACGCTTGGCAATACAGCAAGGGCCAGTGTGGCGGCGGAGGGTGTGTTTCAGGTCATCAATATGACGGGGGACGGCGCGGAGGATACGTTCCAAATCCCTGTCACTGACGGGCAGTTGAATCTGCTGGTGACAGAGGGGAAAGCAGGCACCGCTTTTACGCTCAGCGCCTTGAAAATCAAGAAATTGTCTGATCAGCCTGTGACGAATCGAACCATTTATGTCGGCGGTGATTCGACGGTGTGCAATTATTATCCGCTCAACAGCAGCAAGCAGGCGGGCTGGGGGCAGATGCTGCCTCACTATATCGATAAACATACCTTTCAAGTGAGAAACATGGCGTCTGGAGGGCAGATCGCGAGAGGGTTTCGAAATGACGGACAGCTGGAGGCGATCTTGAAGTACATTAAGCCGGGGGATTATTTTGTGTTGCAGCTGGGCATTAATGATACAAATCCGAAGCATAATGAATCTGAAGCGGAATTTAAGGAGTTGATGCGTGATATGATCCGCCAGGTGAAAGCAAAGGGGGCGGAAGTCATCCTTTCCGCACCACAGGGACGGGCGACAGATTTTACGCCTGAAGGCATCCATTCGTCTGTCAACCGATGGTACAGGGCTTCTATTTTGGCCTTGGCCGAAGAGGAAAACACACACCTCATTGACTTAAATGTCCTCAGCTCGGCTTACTTTACATCAATCGGCCCGGAAAAAACTCTCGCGCTATACATGGACGGAGATACGCTGCATCCAAACCGCGCGGGAGCCGACGCACTGGCGCGATTAGCCGTTCAGGAGTTAAAACGCCAGGGAATCGATGGTTTTTAA
- a CDS encoding DUF2812 domain-containing protein — protein sequence MKQKKYMMSDGLAFSEEKDMKKLSDMASKGWVLDSFAFMGYKLRKAEPRKLIYSIDYHDVGEESLAEYTEMFEAAGWERVCSFHGMHIFSAEPGTSPIYSDQSTMKEKYKRSEKDVRNVTCTLSFLTLLSITLHYVTGLSNWVPLFFLIVTIPFLVTYAATIARTLGKWRKSV from the coding sequence ATGAAACAGAAAAAATATATGATGTCCGACGGCTTGGCTTTTTCAGAAGAAAAAGATATGAAGAAACTCAGTGATATGGCCAGCAAGGGCTGGGTGCTCGATTCTTTTGCGTTTATGGGGTATAAGCTTAGAAAAGCTGAGCCGCGGAAATTGATCTACAGTATTGATTATCATGATGTTGGGGAAGAAAGCTTGGCAGAATACACTGAGATGTTTGAAGCGGCCGGATGGGAGCGTGTTTGCTCTTTCCATGGAATGCATATCTTTTCGGCTGAGCCCGGGACTTCGCCGATATACAGTGATCAATCCACCATGAAAGAGAAATATAAAAGAAGCGAAAAAGACGTGCGAAACGTCACCTGCACCTTGAGTTTCCTGACTCTCTTGTCCATTACACTCCATTATGTAACCGGATTATCAAATTGGGTGCCTTTGTTTTTCCTAATTGTGACTATCCCGTTTCTTGTGACATATGCCGCAACAATAGCAAGAACGCTTGGAAAGTGGCGAAAATCAGTGTGA
- a CDS encoding YxiJ family protein: protein MFEKLRKRQQELEETPYPDELYGFEAEIYEFFMLIAGSLGYVLANKRMPRHQRHSLERSFFEVYPDIPLDMIKHDTDLYHHILLYEQVRQEICAALSN, encoded by the coding sequence GTGTTTGAAAAACTGAGAAAAAGACAGCAAGAGCTTGAAGAAACGCCGTATCCTGATGAATTGTACGGCTTTGAAGCGGAAATATATGAGTTTTTTATGCTTATTGCCGGCAGTTTGGGTTATGTGCTGGCGAATAAAAGGATGCCCCGGCATCAGCGGCATTCGTTGGAGAGAAGCTTTTTTGAGGTGTATCCTGACATCCCGCTGGATATGATCAAACACGATACTGATTTGTATCATCACATTCTTTTGTACGAGCAAGTCAGACAAGAGATTTGCGCTGCGCTATCCAACTAA
- a CDS encoding YxiJ family protein produces MKFFKRYNIDQKTLDEFKKYYVLLHGPFPNDMYDFEDETNTSLDEFYEFFSLITGSLNYIIEDKKIPRYQREMLKKTFYEHYPHFRNYKSDILKYQELSECLEFHEKIRILINKLITGV; encoded by the coding sequence ATGAAATTTTTTAAAAGATATAATATTGATCAAAAAACATTAGATGAGTTCAAAAAATATTATGTATTATTACATGGTCCGTTTCCAAATGATATGTATGATTTTGAAGACGAAACAAATACTTCTTTAGATGAATTTTATGAATTTTTTTCCTTAATAACTGGAAGTTTAAATTATATAATTGAAGATAAAAAAATTCCTAGATATCAAAGAGAAATGTTGAAAAAAACGTTCTATGAACATTATCCTCATTTTAGGAATTATAAAAGTGATATTTTAAAATATCAAGAATTAAGTGAATGCTTAGAATTTCATGAAAAAATTAGGATTTTGATTAATAAGCTTATAACAGGAGTATGA
- a CDS encoding YxiG family protein, with translation MYKTIEQWIDYIDGGCSVLKVDYQFFKKELLLEIQVAQNKAEYTHNILFQNVASVYFNGGDGDIRLEKVVPEEFNWQVFEMSYHPEGIGNLSNPEIPEYQSNANFLIDMNRMLIAIEAETVRFDDQSFYAYHSNHK, from the coding sequence ATGTACAAAACAATAGAACAATGGATTGATTATATAGACGGGGGATGCAGTGTTTTAAAGGTCGATTATCAGTTCTTTAAAAAAGAACTCTTACTTGAGATTCAGGTTGCTCAAAATAAAGCTGAATATACGCATAATATTCTATTTCAAAATGTAGCTTCTGTTTATTTTAATGGAGGTGATGGTGATATCAGATTGGAAAAGGTTGTTCCGGAGGAGTTCAATTGGCAAGTATTTGAGATGAGTTATCATCCAGAAGGAATCGGGAATCTATCAAATCCGGAAATTCCAGAGTATCAATCAAATGCTAACTTTCTCATTGACATGAACAGAATGCTGATTGCTATAGAAGCTGAAACAGTTCGCTTTGATGATCAATCGTTTTATGCATACCATTCAAATCATAAATAA
- a CDS encoding WapI family immunity protein, which yields MAKIRDDCLELELTPRRYQEMDDDPFILSIFELLENKKAIIRDFSAVLLESEYKLLISGIKMLIMGNQDKINVETIEPLLILSINKENGNYSFKIKIILEDDRKFNSNLFEITCNKEKLECFAEGLKLNLENVKKPSKLP from the coding sequence ATGGCCAAAATTAGAGACGATTGTCTTGAACTTGAACTAACACCGAGAAGGTATCAGGAAATGGACGATGATCCATTTATTTTATCCATATTTGAGTTGTTGGAAAATAAGAAAGCGATCATTCGCGATTTTTCCGCTGTTTTATTAGAAAGTGAATATAAATTGCTGATATCTGGAATTAAAATGTTGATAATGGGAAATCAAGATAAGATAAATGTAGAAACCATTGAACCACTTTTAATTCTCAGTATTAATAAAGAAAACGGAAATTACAGCTTTAAGATTAAAATTATACTTGAAGATGATAGGAAGTTTAACTCTAATTTGTTTGAGATTACCTGTAATAAAGAGAAGCTAGAATGCTTTGCAGAGGGATTAAAATTAAATCTGGAAAATGTTAAAAAACCTTCAAAACTCCCCTAA
- a CDS encoding helix-turn-helix transcriptional regulator, whose amino-acid sequence MPKQRQEMDQLTDPAYYIVLTLLEPKHGYSIMQEIEEMTDDSFTIGPATLYTLLKKLLQGEIIELVNNDNPRRKVYQTTLHGQELLKKEILRRKVMAEHGERAFQQLKGD is encoded by the coding sequence TTGCCAAAGCAACGTCAGGAAATGGATCAGCTTACCGATCCAGCCTATTATATTGTCTTAACATTGCTGGAGCCAAAGCATGGATATTCGATCATGCAGGAGATTGAGGAAATGACCGATGACTCCTTTACGATCGGCCCAGCTACTTTATATACATTGTTAAAGAAATTACTGCAGGGAGAGATCATTGAGCTTGTCAACAATGACAACCCGCGCCGCAAAGTGTACCAGACCACCCTGCACGGCCAAGAATTACTCAAAAAAGAAATTCTGCGCAGAAAAGTGATGGCTGAACACGGCGAACGCGCTTTTCAACAATTGAAAGGGGATTAA
- a CDS encoding DMT family transporter, which produces MQQDFSISSKQKSTAVLKMVISMVIFGSIGFFSEHTNLPSFELVFVRCLWATLFLSFCWLASGQYKTEKWSKRDVLQTLACGFFLVFNWVFLFKSFEETSVTIAISVYHLAPVLVLLLGSIIYREKLNVISVSSIIICFLGTALISGINGSTSLTQLMGSGIIWAVLAALFYAFTTLLGKGIQNLSPYTTTFLQTGLGIIILIPFIHFGAFAGLSQGNWIMVVSTGIIHTGIVYLLFFDSLRFLSTKFISIIVFLDPAVAIVLDTVFTGFRPDLYQTLGIVMIFAGMALTLVRKRGKAELVAEDKDVEQVQ; this is translated from the coding sequence ATGCAACAGGATTTTTCCATTTCGTCGAAACAAAAATCAACAGCCGTGCTGAAAATGGTCATCTCCATGGTGATTTTCGGTTCCATCGGCTTTTTCTCGGAGCATACCAATCTGCCGTCATTTGAATTGGTATTTGTCCGCTGCCTTTGGGCGACGCTATTTTTAAGCTTCTGCTGGCTAGCGTCCGGCCAGTATAAAACTGAAAAGTGGAGCAAGAGGGACGTGCTGCAGACATTGGCGTGCGGTTTCTTTCTTGTATTCAACTGGGTGTTCTTATTTAAGTCTTTTGAAGAAACATCTGTCACGATCGCCATCTCCGTGTATCATCTTGCACCGGTGCTTGTTCTTCTTCTGGGGAGCATCATCTACAGAGAAAAATTAAACGTCATCTCCGTCAGTTCCATCATCATCTGTTTTCTGGGAACGGCGCTGATTTCCGGAATTAATGGCAGCACATCACTAACACAGCTGATGGGATCAGGAATCATTTGGGCCGTTCTCGCCGCGTTGTTTTATGCGTTTACCACTTTATTGGGAAAAGGCATTCAAAACCTCAGCCCTTACACGACCACCTTCCTGCAAACGGGTTTAGGGATCATCATCCTGATTCCGTTTATTCACTTCGGCGCTTTTGCCGGACTGTCTCAGGGGAACTGGATCATGGTGGTGTCTACCGGAATCATCCATACGGGTATTGTCTATTTGCTGTTTTTTGATAGTTTACGATTTTTATCAACGAAATTTATTTCCATCATTGTCTTCCTCGACCCGGCTGTCGCGATCGTGCTGGATACCGTCTTCACAGGCTTTCGCCCGGACCTCTACCAAACACTAGGCATCGTGATGATCTTTGCTGGCATGGCTTTGACGCTTGTCAGGAAGCGGGGGAAGGCGGAGTTGGTTGCTGAGGATAAGGATGTTGAACAAGTTCAATAA